From Microbacterium sp. LWH7-1.2:
GCCGGCCGGCCATCGCCGCGAGCGCGCCGGACAGATCGGGGATCAGCTCGGGGTCGGGATTGCCGGTGCCGACATCGCGCAGCACGCTGCCCGCGGCGAAGCCCTCCTGGGCGACGGGGGAGGAGAGGTCGGCCACGCGCGTGCCGCCGCGGCCACGTGTGACGATCACCCCCGCCTGGGTGAGCTGGCGATACGCCGCCACCACGGTGTTGCGGTTCACGCCGAGCTCGTCCGCGAGGGAGCGCACGGGCGGCAGGGTGTCGCCGGGATGCAGCTCGCCGCGTTCGACGCGGGCGCGCAGGCTGTCGGCGATCTCGGATGCGGATCGGCCGCTGATGTCGAGATTCATGCCCGCCCTTCGGATGACGTCCTGCCCCGCCGAGTGCAAGGCCACGCCCATGCTATCTTTTGGCCTAGGCCAATACCCGCATTGTCCTCACCCGTTGCGCCTGGGCGCTCCGATATCGAAGGGAAAGCTCGTGACCACTGCCGACACGGGAACCGACCGCGTCAAGCGCGGACTCGCCGAGATGCTCAAGGGCGGCGTCATCATGGACGTCGTCACGCCCGACCAGGCGAAGATCGCCGAGGATGCCGGCGCAGTCGCCGTCATGGCCCTCGAGCGCGTGCCCGCCGACATCCGCGCCCAGGGCGGCGTCTCGCGCATGAGCGACCCCGACATGATCGACGGCATCATCGAGGCCGTCTCGATCCCGGTCATGGCGAAGGCGCGCATCGGCCACTTCGTCGAGGCGCAGGTGCTGCAGGAGCTCGGGGTCGACTACATCGACGAGTCCGAGGTGCTCTCACCCGCCGACTACGTGAACCACATCGACAAGTGGAACTTCACCGTGCCGTTCGTGTGCGGCGCCACGAACCTGGGCGAGGCGCTCCGCCGCATCAACGAGGGCGCGGCGATGATCCGCTCGAAGGGCGAGGCGGGCACCGGCGATGTCTCGGAGGCCACGAAGCACATCCGCAAGATCACGAGCGAGATCAACGTGCTGCGCTCGATGACGAAGGACGAGCTGTACGTCGCTGCGAAAGAGCTGCAGGCGCCGTACGACCTCGTCGCCGAGATCGCCGAGACCGGCAAGCTGCCTGTCGTCCTCTTTGTCGCGGGCGGCGTCGCCACACCCGCGGACGCCGCGATGATGATGCAGATGGGCGCCGACGGCGTGTTCGTCGGCTCGGGCATCTTCAAGTCCGGCAACCCCGCCCAGCGCGCGGCCGCCATCGTGAAGGCCACGACGTTCTACGACGACCCCAAGGTGATCGCGGACGTGTCGCGCGGCCTCGGCGAGGCCATGGTCGGCATCAACGTCGCCGACCTGCCCGCGCCGCACCGCCTCGCCGAGCGCGGCTGGTGACCACACCGCCGCGCGTCGGCGTCCTGGCACTGCAGGGAGACGTCCGTGAGCACGTGCGCGTGCTCACGGACCTCGGCGCCGAGGCGCTCAAAGTCCGCCGTCCCGAGGAGCTCGCGGGCGTGGACGGGCTCGTGCTTCCCGGTGGCGAGTCCAGCGTCATCGACAAGCTCTCTCGTGCCTTCGGCATGCGCGAGCCCGTCCGCGAGGCGATCGCCGCGGGCATGCCGATGTACGGGACGTGCGCCGGGCTCATCCTCCTCGCCGACCGCATCACCGACGGCATCGAGGGTCAGCAGACCTTCGGCGGGCTCGATGTCACGGTGCGCCGCAACGCGTTCGGAAGCCAGGTGGACTCGTTCGAGGTCGACCTCGACGTCGCGGCGCTCGGCGGGCCGCCCGTGCACGCCGTGTTCATCCGCGCACCCCTCGTCGAGGAGGCAGGCGACGGCGTCGAACGCCTCGCGAGCCTCGAGGACGGGCGCGTGGTCGCCGTCCGGCAGGGCTCGCTCCTGGGTACCTCTTTCCATCCCGAGGTCACGGGCGAGCACCGCTTCCACGCGCTGTTCCTCGACATGGTCCGCGAGCGGTTCCGGTGACGGGCGGGCACGACGCGTCGGGGTAGATTCTGAATCATGACGATCAACGACTGGTGGCGCGAGCACCCCGAGGAGCGCTACTGGATGATCGCCCCGTCGCGCGGCGTCGTCGGCGACGCCCTCTCGGCACCCAAGGCCCAGGACGAACGCCGGTTCGAATGGTCCCACGAGCTCGTCGGGTTCACCGAGCCCGGCGACACGCTGTTCGTCTGGGACCGCACCCTGCCCGTGCCCGGCATCGCCGCGTGGGGCCGCGTGCTCGGGCCGCTGGGGGAGGAGACCCGCGAGCGCCGTGGCGACGACCTGCCGCACTGGCGCATGCCGATCAGTGACACCCTGCGTCTCGCCTCGCCGATCACTCTGCCGAGCCTACGCCGAGTCGGCAGCGAGATCGTCACGGTGCGCGACCGTGTGGAGGGGCTCACCGACGGACCCGTCTACTTCCCCTTCATCGGGTCGGCCGAGACGCTCGCACCGGCCCCCGCGTACCTCACGAAGGTCCCGCGCGACCTCGTGGCGCTGCTGTCGTCGCGGTTCGGCTTCGAGTTCGCGCTGTAGCGCGGGGATAAACTAGTCCGTCGGGCGAGGCGTTCACACGCCCGAACCCGACGAGCGCGAATTCAGGAGGACCATGTCCGGGCATTCCAAGTGGGCCACGACCAAGCACAAGAAGGCCGTCATCGACAGCCGCCGTGCCAAGTCGTGGGCGAAGCTCATCAAGAACATCGAGGTCGCGGCCAAGCTCGGCGGCCCCGACCTGCAGGGCAACCCGACCCTGTTCGACGCCGTGCTCAAGGCGAAGAAGACGTCGGTCCCGAAGGACAACATCGACCGCGCGATCAAGCGCGGCGCCGGCATCGGCGGCGAGTCCGTCGAGTACTCGTCGATCATGTACGAGGGGTACGGCCCGAACGGCGTGGCCCTCATGATCGAGTGTCTGACCGACAACAAGAACCGCGCCGCCGCCGAGGTGCGCACCGCGCTCACCCGCAACGGCGGCACGCTCGCCGATCCGGGCAGCGTCGCGTACAACTTCACCCGCAAGGGCGTCATCGTCGTCGGCGGCGAGGGCACCAGCGAAGACGACGTGATGCTCGCCGTGCTCGAGGCCGGCGCCGAAGAGGTCGAGCCGCACGCGCAGGGCTTCGAGGTCATCACCGAGGCCACCGACCTCGTGACCGTTCGCTCCGCTCTGCAGGACGCCGGCATCGAGTACGAGTCGGCCGACGTCGAGTTCGTCCCCAACCTCAAGGTCGAGGTCGACGCCGACACCGCCCGCAAGGTCTTCCGCCTCATCGACGCCCTCGAGGACAGCGACGACGTCCAGAACGTCTACAGCAACTTCGACCTCACCGCCGAGGTTCAGGCCGAGCTCGAGAACGACGAGGACTGACCTCACCGAGACGAGGACGGATGCTGCGGCCAGGCGCGCCTGGCCGCAGCATCCGTCTTCCTCGCCTAGCGTGGGGGAGTGGCAACCTCCCGCGGTCGACTGCGCGTGCTCGGAATCGATCCGGGCCTGACGCGCTGCGGTGTCGGGGTCGTCGACGTGGCGCCCGACCGCTCGGCAGCCCTCGTGCACGTCGGAGTGGTGCGGTCCGAGCCCGGCGCCCCGATCGAGGAACGACTCGCGGTGATCGCGCGAGGTCTTCGCGCCGTGCTCGACGCGCATGATCCCGACGTCGTCGCCGTGGAGCGGGTCTTCGCGCAGCACAACCGCGCGACGGTGATGGGCACCGCGCAGGCCAGCGGCATCGCGCTGCTCGTGGCGGGCGAGCGGGGCATCACCGCCGCCACACACACCCCGTCCGAGGTGAAGGCCGCGATCACGGGGTACGGCAACGCCGACAAGCGGCAGGTCCAGACCATGGTGGCCCGCGTCCTGAGGCTGGAGGAGCTCCCGAAGCCTGCCGATGCCGCGGATGCCCTCGCCCTGGCCCTCTGCCACGCGTGGCGCGGTGCTCCGGCGCAGTCCGCGGCGTCCGGCCCGCTCACCCCTGCGCAGCGCGCGTGGGCCGACGCAGAGCGGCTCGCCCGACGCTGATCCCATGCGGCGCCGTGCGTGTCGCTCGAACAAACGTCCGAACCGCCCCGTAGGCTCGACGCATGATCTCCTCAGTCCGCGGCACGGCTGTGCACGTCGATACGGATGCGATCGTCGTCGAGGTCGGGGGAGTCGGCCTCCACGTCGCCGTGACGCCGCAGGTCGCGCGCACCACTCACCTGGGCGACACGGTGACCCTCCACACGTCGCTCATCGTCCGCGAAGACGCGTTCTCGCTGTTCGGCTTCGAGTCGCGCGAGGAGCTCGCCGTCTTCGGCCAGCTGCTCGGCGTCACCGGCGTCGGCCCCAAGTCCGCGCTCGGCGTACTCGCGACGCTGACCGTCCCGCAGATCGCCGATGCGGTGTCCGGCGACGACGACGCCCCCTTCCGCCGGGTCTCCGGCATCGGCCCCAAGACGGCGAAGCTCATCGTGGTGCAGCTCGCGGGCAAGATCGCGGTGACGCGCCCCACCGGTCCGGCGGGAACGGATGCCGCCACCTCCGCTGCGATTCCGGCACAGGTCGTGCAGGCCCTCGTCGGCCTCGGCTGGTCCGAGCGCGTGGCGGTCGAAGCCGTCGAGAACGTCGCCGCCGACGCCGCCGAATCCGACCGATCGTCGGTGCCGGCGCTCCTGCGCCTCACGCTCGCCACCCTCGGCCCCGCCCGGAAGGAGACCGTGAGTGGGTGACGTGCGCGAAGCGGAAGAGCCCGTCGACGAGACCGAGCTCGCGATCGAGGGCGCGCTGCGCCCCACGTCGCTCGCCGAGTTCGTCGGGCAGCAGAAGGTGCGCGGTCAGATGCAGCTGCTGCTCGACGCGGCGCGCATCCAGCAGCGCCCCGCCGACCACATCCTTCTCTCGGGGCCCCCGGGCCTCGGCAAGACGACGCTCGCGATGATCGTCGCCTACGAGAGCGGACGCCCGCTTCGGCTGTCCAGCGGCCCTGCGATCCAGCACGCGGGCGACCTCGCCGCGCTGCTGTCGAGCCTCACGCCTGGCGAAGTGCTCTTCATCGACGAGGTGCACCGTATGGCGCGCTCCGCGGAGGAGATGCTCTATCTCGCGATGGAGGACTTCCGCATCGACATCATGGTCGGCAAGGGCGCCGGCGCGACGAGCATCCCGCTCGACCTGTCGCCATTCACCCTCGTCGGCGCGACGACGCGGTCGGGCCTTCTGCCCAACCCGCTGCGCGACCGCTTCGGCTTCACCGCCCACCTCGAGTATTACGAGCCCGAAGAGCTCGAGCGGGTCATCGAGCGGTCCGCAGTGATGCTCGGCGTCTCGCTGCCCCCCGCGGCGCGCGCCGAGATCGCGCGCCGCTCGCGGGGCACGCCCCGCATCGCGAACCGCCTGCTGCGGCGCGTGCGGGACTACCTCGTCGTCCACGGCCGCACCGGCGCGGACATCGCGGCGGTCGACGCCGCACTCGACCTCTACGACGTCGACCGGATCGGGCTCGACCGGCTCGACCGGGCCGTGCTCGACATGCTGGTGAGGCGGTTCCGCGGAGGACCGGTGGGTCTCAGCACGCTCGCCGTGGCGGTCGGCGAGGAGCCCGACACGATCGAGTCGGTGGTCGAGCCGTACCTCGTCCGCATCGGCTTCATGGGGCGCACGCCGCGCGGGCGCATCGCGATGCCCGAGGCCTACGCCCACCTGGGGGTGCCTGTGGCCGACTCGGTGCTGGGATTCGATGTCCTATAATCGCTGGAGGTTTACACCCACCCCCTCCTGCAAGGCAGCGCCGCCCTTCGGCGCGTGCCTCACCCGAAAGGTGCTTCCCGCTCCATGGACTTCGCTACCTTCCTGAGCAACTACGGCCTCATCATCCTGCTGGTCGTGCTCCTCGTCTTCATGTTCTGGAGCTCCCGCCGCCGTATGCAGAAGCAGAAGGCGGAGCAGGAGCAGAAGGCGCGTCAGACGGTGCCCGGCTCGGAGGTTCTCCTTCAGGGCGGTCTCTACGGCACGATCGTCTCCTACGACGCTGACAACCTCGACCAGCCCGCCATCGTGGAGCTCGCGCCCGGCGTCGAGATCAAGGTCCACAGCCAGGCCATCCTGCGCGTCGTCAACCCGGGCGAGCACGCGGTCACCGAGGACGAGTACCTCGCCGCCGAAGAGAGCCACGCCGAATACGCCGAGGGCGTCGCGAACGGCGACATCACCTCGATCAGCGACGACCAGGGCACCGCTGCGGGCAAGGACAAGACCGACCCTGACACCGAGGCCGGCACCAAGTCGCAGGGCTGACGCCCTCCGTTCGCCCGTTCGGGCTCTCAAGAAAGCAAAGACGTGGCGACATCCACTCCCGTCCGGCATGCATGGCGCGCGCTGACCGGACTCCTCGCGATCACGGCGCTCCTGTTCGGCATCAACGCGCTCGGCGTGTACGTGTTCGGCCAGAGCTCGTGGACCCCCGCGCTCGCGCTTGACCTCCAGGGCGGCACGCAGATCGTCCTCGAGGCGCAGACCGAGGACGGCGCAGACCCGTCGGCCGAGCAGATGCAGCAGGCCGTGACGATCATCCGCCAGCGTGTGGACGCCTCCGGCGTCGGCGAGGCCGACGTCACCACGCAGGGTGGCAACCAGATCGTCGTGCAGATCCCCGGCCAGGCCGACGAAGAGACGCGCAACCGCATCGAGGCCTCGGCGCAGCTGCAGCTGCGCGCGGTGCTGTACGCCGGAGCGCCCGCCAACACCTTCGTCGGGGACGACGGCAAGGAGACGCCGTACCCGACTCCGGACCCGACGCTCCAGGCGACCCCGACCACTTCGCCGACGAACGGCAGCGATCCCGCGTGGATCACGCCGGCGCTCCAGGCCGAGTTCCAGGCGTACGACTGCGCCGACCCCGCGAACGATCCGGCGAACGCGCCGGCGGACCAGCCGCTCATCACGTGCGACGCCGACGGGACCGTCAAGTACATCCTGGGTCCGGTCGAGCTCGACGGCTCGTCGATCGACGACGCGACCTTCGGGGTCCAGCAGAACAACGGTCTGTGGGCGGTCAACCTCTCGTTCGACGCCGAGGGCACCCAGACGTTCGGCGAGATCAGTCAGCGCCTCTACGGCGCGCAGGCTCCGCTGAACCAGTTCGCGTTCGTGCTCGACGGCTACGTGCTGTCGGCTCCCTCGATGAACGGCGTAATCCTCGACGGCAAGCCGAGCATCACCGGCAGCTTCACGCAGGAGACCGCGAAGGTGCTCGCCGACCAGCTGAAGTACGGCGCGCTGCCGCTCAGCTTCACGGTCGAGAGCTCGAACTCGATCTCGGCGACGCTCGGGTCCCAGCAGCTGCAGATCGGCCTCATCGCCGGCCTCATCGGTCTGATCCTCGTCGCGATCTACTCGCTCATCGTCTACCGCGCGCTCGGATTCATCATCATCGCGTCGCTCGCGGTGATGGCCGTGCTGACGTACGTCACGCTCTGCATCCTCGCCTGGCGCATGGGCTTCCGCCTGTCGCTCGCCGGTGTCGCGGGTCTGATCGTGACGATCGGCTTCACAGCCGACTCGTTCATCGTCTACTTCGAGCGCATCCGAGACGAGCTGCGCGACGGCAAGTCGATCACCGCCGCCGTCGAGGACGGCTGGGGACGCGCGAAGCGCACGATCTACATCTCGAAGTCGATCAACATCCTTGCCGCCGTGGTGCTGTACATCCTCGCGGACTCGACGGTGAAGGGCTTCGCGTTCACGCTCGGTCTCACGACCGCGATCGACGTCCTGATCTTCATCCTGTTCACGCACCCGGTGCTTCAGCTCCTGGCACGTACGCGGTTCTTCGGATCGGGGCATTCGCTTTCCGGGCTCGACCCCACCGCGCTCGGCGCCGTCTACCGCGGCCGTGCGCAGTTCCGCGAGCCGGTGCTCGCCACGGGCGCGGCGGGCCGCCGCAACGTCAAGTCCCGCGGTGAAGCCGCGCGTCGCCAGACCATCGCCGAGCGGAAGCAGGCCGAGCTGGCCGCCGCCGAGAGCGCGAAACCCGGCACGACCGTCAAGGAGGGAGACGACTGATGCGCTCCATGAGCCAGTTCGGCAACGACCTCTACACGGGCAAGACGTCGTTCCCCTTCGTCGGCCGGCGCCGCCTGTGGTTCCTCATCGCGGCGATCCTCGTCGTGGGCTCGGCCCTGGTGCCGCTGCTGCGCCCCATCCAGTTCTCGATCGAGTTCACGGGCGGCTCGCAGTTCACGGTGAGCGGCGTGGCGTCGCCGATCGATCAGTCGCTCGCCACCGACGCCGTCCACGCGGTCGTCCCGGATGCCACGACGAAAGTCGTCACCATCGGCGACGACGCGGTGCGCGTCCAGACCGACCAGGTCACGGACGCCGAGAGCCGGGAGATCTCGGCCGCCCTCGCCGAGGCGTACAACGTGCCCGAGAGCGAAGTCAGCTACGCGTTCATCGGCCCCAGCTGGGGAGCGGACGTCACACGCCAGTCGCTGTGGGGTCTCGCGATCTTCCTCGCGCTGACCGCGATCATCCTCGCCCTGTACTTCCGGACATGGAAGATGTCGCTCTCGGCGATCATCGGCCTCGTGGATGTGCTCATCATCACGATCGGCGTCTACGCGCTGTTCGGATTCGAGATCTCGCCCGCGGCCGTCATCGGCTTCCTGACGATCCTGTCGTACGCCCTGTACGACACCACGGTCGTCTTCGACAAGATCAGGGAGAACACCAGCGAGGACGGCGAGGTGTCCGGGCGCACGTTCGGCGAATCGGTGAACCTCGCGGTGAACCAGACGCTCGTGCGCTCGATCAACACGACCGTCGTCGCGATCCTGCCGACCGGCGCGATCCTGTTCATCGGCATCATCTGGGCCGGTGCGCAGACGCTCACCGACCTGTCGCTGTCGATCTTCGTGGGAACGATCGTCGCCGCGTACTCGACGATCTTCGTCGCGGCGCCGCTGTATTCGCTCCTGCGCGAGAACGAGCCGGCCATCAAGACGCGCGATGCGCGCGTCGTAGGGGCACGCGAGCTGGCGGGCACCCCGGCCTGAGGGTCCGGCGCGCGGGCGTAGGATTGTGAGGTCCGGCGGAGGGGAGGGTATCGAGTGACCGAGACCGTCCCTCCCGCCCAATCCTCCTCGCTGCGGCGCCTGGTCCCTCGGATCTTCTCGAGGTCGGCCCGCCGCGACGACGTCGAGCAGCTCCTGCGCACGGTGCGCACGCACCACCCCAAGGGCGATCTGTCGATCGTGGAGCGCGCCTACTCGGTGGCCGAGACCGCGCACACCGGGCAGCTGCGTCAGAGCGGCGAGCCGTACATCACGCACCCGCTCGCGGTGGCCCAGATCCTCGCGGACCTGGGTCTCGGGCCGCGCGCGATCGCGGCGGCGCTGCTTCACGATACCGTCGAGGACACCGAGTACTCGCTCGAGATGCTCACCAGCGAGTTCGGCGACGAGGTCGCCATGCTCGTGGACGGCGTGACCAAGCTCGACAAGGTCAAGTACGGCGAGAGCGCGCAGGCCGAGACGGTCCGCAAGATGATCGTCGCGATGTCCCGTGACATCCGCGTACTTCTCATCAAGCTCGCCGACCGTCTGCACAACGCCCGCACCTGGGGGTTCGTGCCGCCCGAGAAGTCGCGCAAGAAGGCGACCGAGACGCTCGAGATCTATGCGCCGCTCGCACACCGTCTCGGCATCCAGGCGATCAAGTCCGAGCTGGAGGACCTGTCGTTCGCCGTGCTGCACCCGAAGCTGTACGCGGAGATCGACAGCCTCGTGAAGCAGCGCACACCTCAGCGCGAGCAGTACGTGCAGAACGTCATCGACGCGGTCGACAGCGACCTGCGTGAGCTCCGCATCCGCGGCCGGGTGATGGGGCGTCCCAAGCAGCTGTACTCCGTGTACCAGAAGATGGTGGTCCGCGGCCGCGAGTTCGACGACATCTACGACCTGATCGGCATCCGCGTGCTCGTCGGCAGCGTGCGCGACTGCTACGCCGTCCTCGGCGCGATCCACGCACGGTGGACGCCGCTGCCCGGACGCTTCAAGGACTACATCGCGACTCCGAAGTTCAACCTCTACCAGTCGCTGCACACGACGGTGATCGGCCCGGGCGGCCGCACCGTCGAGATCCAGATCCGAACGCACGAGATGCACCAGCAGGCGGAGTACGGCGTCGCGGCCCACTGGAAGTACAAGGAGCAGATGAACGGCGGCAAGACGGACTCCAAGTCCGTCGACACCGACATGGCATGGCTGGCCCACATCTCCGACTGGCAGGCCGAGACCGCCGATCCCGGCGAGTTCCTCGATTCGCTCCGCTTCGAGATCGGCGCCAAAGAGGTCTACGTCTTCACGCCGAAGGGCCGCGTCATCGGGCTGCCCGCGGGGGCGACGCCCGTCGACTTCGCATACGCGGTGCACACCGAGGTCGGCCACCGGACGATGGGGGCGAAGGTCAACGGGCGGCTCGTGCCGCTCGAGTCCGAACTCAAGAGCGGCGACGTCGTCGAGGTGTTCACCTCGAAGAATCCCGACGCCGGCCCGAGCCAGGACTGGCTCGGCTTCGTGCGCAGCACCCGCGCCCGCAACAAGATCCGCGGCTGGTTCACCAAGGAGCGCCGCGAAGAGGCGATCGAGCAGGGCAAGGAGTCGATCGCCCGCGCGATGCGCCGGCAGAACCTGCCGCTGCAGCGCCTGATGAGCCAGGACTCGTTCACCGAGGTCGCCCACCAGCTCCGCTACGAGGATGTCTCCGCGCTGTACGCCGCGGTCGGCGAGGGGCATGTCTCGACCCAGTCGGTCATCGAGAAGGTCACCGCGCTCGTCGCCGCCAACGACACCACGACCGGCCCGATCGACCTGCCGGTGGTCGGCCGGGCCCGCGCCCCGCGCAACGGCGACTCCGGCATCCTCGTGCGCGGCGCCCCCGACATCCTCGTCAAGCTCGCGAAATGCTGCACGCCGGTGCCCGGCGACCAGATCGTCGGGTTCGTCACGCGCGGCAGCGGCGTCTCGGTGCACCGCGCCGACTGCACGAACGTCAAGTCACTGATGGAGGACCCCGAGCGGCTCATCGAGGTCGAGTGGGCGCCCACGACGAAGAGCGTCTTCCTCGTGCAGATCCAGGTCGAGGCCCTCGACCGCTCCGGGCTGCTGAGCGATGTGACGCGTGTGCTCAGCGAGCACCACGTCAACATCCTCTCGGCGACGGTCTCGACCTCGAACGACCGCCTGGCGCTCAGCCGGTTCGTCTTCGAGATGGGGGACATCGTCCACCTCGACCGCGTCCTCAACGCCGTGCGGCGCATCGACGCGGTCTACGACGTCTACCGCGTCACGTCGTCCTGACGCCCGGCGACGATCGCCCGCAGGCATGCGAGCGCTGAGCGCTTGTGGGGGAGCGCACCGGCCTCCAGCCGCGCGATCGCGCGGTCGGCAGCATCCGTGTCGACGTCCGCGAGGTGGCGCGCCGCCGCCGTGTGCTCGTCGTCGCCTGCACGCGCGAGGTCGGCCAGCGTGCGTTCGGGAGTGGTGACGAGCACGCCGCCGACCAGCTGGAGGTCCTCACCCGGGACCTGCAGATCGCGGTACACGATCCGGCGGTCCGGCCGGACGTGAAGTCGCCGCGGCACCGCGCGCTGCACGGTGTGGCGGGAGGGCGGCAGCGGCAGGCCACCGTGCACCCACGCCGCCGACAGGTGGGTCGCCGCGAGCGTGTCGCCCAGCGTCTCGCTGAGCGAGCCCGCACGGAGCGCCGCGGTCTCGATGGCGTCCGCGGGGATGTACGCGTCGCCCAGGGCGACGAGGTCGCCGTCGAGGCAGGCGGCGGTGAGCTCGGCGCGCGAGAGCCGCGCGTCGGCGAAGTAGAGGAAGGGCGATCCCACGGAGGCAGTCTGCCGCACACCGGACGATGCACGGATGCCGCATCCGCGGATTGTGGAGAACCCGGCCGCCGCGAATGCGACGACCGGGTTCTGCACCGTTCAGACGGGGCGGATCAGCCGCCGAGCGCCTTGAGCCACGTACGACGGGCCTCGAGTGCGTCGGTCGCGTTCGCGATCGCCTTCTTGTCGCCCGACTTCTTCGCGGCCTCGAGCTCGTCCTCGAGCTTCTGGATCGCGTCGTACAGCTGGCGCGTCATGTCGTTCGCGCGCGCCTTCTGCTCGGGATCGTTGCGCTTCCAGTCGGCGTCCTCGCGTGAGCGCAGTGCGTTCTCGATCCGACGGAGCTCGTCGTCGAGCGAACGCTCCGTGTCGCGGGGGAAGATGCGGCCGATCTCGTCCCAGCGGCGCTGGATGCCGGTGAGGATCGAGCGGGCCTTCGTGATGTCGCGCTCGTCGCTGACGGCCTTGGCCTCCTCGATCAGCGCGCGCTTGAGGTCGATCTTCTCCCGCGAAGCTTCGGCGTCCGCCGTCTCGCGCTCGATCCGCGCACCGTAGAGGGCGTCTCCGGCGGCCTTGAAGCGTGCCCAGAGCGCGTCGTCGACCTTCTTGCCGGCGCGTCCCGCGGTCTTCCACTGATCGAGCAGCTCGCGGTACGCGGGGATGCCGTCCTCGCCCTTGGGCGCGAGGGCCTCGGCCTTCTCGACGAGGCGCGTCTTGCGGTCGCGGACGCCCTTGTGAGCTTCATCGAGCTCGGCGTAGAACGCGCGGCGGTGCTTGTCGACGGTGGCGCGAGCGTCGCGGAATCGCTTCCAGAGCTGCTGAGCCGTCGACTTCGGAAGGCGCGGACCGTTCTGCTGCTGCGATTGCCACTGGTCGAACAGCGCGTTGAGCTCGGCGGTTGCCTGCTTCCACTGCACGGTGCGCGGGTCGCGGGCGGCCAGCGCCTCGGCCTTCTCGACCAGCTCGGTGCGGGCCTTGACCGCTTCGTCGACCGCTTCGCGCGCCGCGACCGCCTCTGTCGCAGACTCGGCGGCGAGCGTCTCGGTGAGAGCGGCGACGCGGGCCACGAGGCTCGCGATGTCGCCGACGGCGGCGGCCCCGTCGAGCTTGCCGTTGATGGTGCGCGCGGTCGAGCGCAGGTCCGAGGCGGACGCGCCGCCCCGACGGTGGCGCACCTCGAGGAGCGTCACCTCGCTCGCGAGGTCGTTGTACTTTCGCTCGAAGTAGGCGAGCGCCTCTTCGGGCGAGCCGTCGGGGTACTGACCCACGACGCGCCAGCCGTCGGCCTCGCGGACCGAGACGGTGCCGTCCTCGTCGACACGACCCCACGGCTCGTCGTCCGACGGCGCGGTCTCGACGACGACGTCCACGGCCTCCACCGCGACGACATCGCCGTCTTCGACGACGTCGGCGACTCCGATCACCTCGACGGCGACGACCTCGGAGTCCTCGACGACCTCCACCACGTCGATCTCGACGACCTCGACCTCGACGCCCGCGGGTTCGGACCCTGCAGATTCGGACCCTGCAGATCCGGCTTCGTCCGGCGTCTGCTCGGATTCGCCGGTCTCGGCGGCCAGGCCATCCTCCGCGGGCCGGTCTGCCTCCGCGGTGTCTTCGGCGGCGGCGTCGACATCTGCTTCCGTCGCGGCTCCGGTCGTGGGGGCGGC
This genomic window contains:
- a CDS encoding bifunctional (p)ppGpp synthetase/guanosine-3',5'-bis(diphosphate) 3'-pyrophosphohydrolase gives rise to the protein MTETVPPAQSSSLRRLVPRIFSRSARRDDVEQLLRTVRTHHPKGDLSIVERAYSVAETAHTGQLRQSGEPYITHPLAVAQILADLGLGPRAIAAALLHDTVEDTEYSLEMLTSEFGDEVAMLVDGVTKLDKVKYGESAQAETVRKMIVAMSRDIRVLLIKLADRLHNARTWGFVPPEKSRKKATETLEIYAPLAHRLGIQAIKSELEDLSFAVLHPKLYAEIDSLVKQRTPQREQYVQNVIDAVDSDLRELRIRGRVMGRPKQLYSVYQKMVVRGREFDDIYDLIGIRVLVGSVRDCYAVLGAIHARWTPLPGRFKDYIATPKFNLYQSLHTTVIGPGGRTVEIQIRTHEMHQQAEYGVAAHWKYKEQMNGGKTDSKSVDTDMAWLAHISDWQAETADPGEFLDSLRFEIGAKEVYVFTPKGRVIGLPAGATPVDFAYAVHTEVGHRTMGAKVNGRLVPLESELKSGDVVEVFTSKNPDAGPSQDWLGFVRSTRARNKIRGWFTKERREEAIEQGKESIARAMRRQNLPLQRLMSQDSFTEVAHQLRYEDVSALYAAVGEGHVSTQSVIEKVTALVAANDTTTGPIDLPVVGRARAPRNGDSGILVRGAPDILVKLAKCCTPVPGDQIVGFVTRGSGVSVHRADCTNVKSLMEDPERLIEVEWAPTTKSVFLVQIQVEALDRSGLLSDVTRVLSEHHVNILSATVSTSNDRLALSRFVFEMGDIVHLDRVLNAVRRIDAVYDVYRVTSS
- the secF gene encoding protein translocase subunit SecF; translated protein: MRSMSQFGNDLYTGKTSFPFVGRRRLWFLIAAILVVGSALVPLLRPIQFSIEFTGGSQFTVSGVASPIDQSLATDAVHAVVPDATTKVVTIGDDAVRVQTDQVTDAESREISAALAEAYNVPESEVSYAFIGPSWGADVTRQSLWGLAIFLALTAIILALYFRTWKMSLSAIIGLVDVLIITIGVYALFGFEISPAAVIGFLTILSYALYDTTVVFDKIRENTSEDGEVSGRTFGESVNLAVNQTLVRSINTTVVAILPTGAILFIGIIWAGAQTLTDLSLSIFVGTIVAAYSTIFVAAPLYSLLRENEPAIKTRDARVVGARELAGTPA
- the secD gene encoding protein translocase subunit SecD, with amino-acid sequence MATSTPVRHAWRALTGLLAITALLFGINALGVYVFGQSSWTPALALDLQGGTQIVLEAQTEDGADPSAEQMQQAVTIIRQRVDASGVGEADVTTQGGNQIVVQIPGQADEETRNRIEASAQLQLRAVLYAGAPANTFVGDDGKETPYPTPDPTLQATPTTSPTNGSDPAWITPALQAEFQAYDCADPANDPANAPADQPLITCDADGTVKYILGPVELDGSSIDDATFGVQQNNGLWAVNLSFDAEGTQTFGEISQRLYGAQAPLNQFAFVLDGYVLSAPSMNGVILDGKPSITGSFTQETAKVLADQLKYGALPLSFTVESSNSISATLGSQQLQIGLIAGLIGLILVAIYSLIVYRALGFIIIASLAVMAVLTYVTLCILAWRMGFRLSLAGVAGLIVTIGFTADSFIVYFERIRDELRDGKSITAAVEDGWGRAKRTIYISKSINILAAVVLYILADSTVKGFAFTLGLTTAIDVLIFILFTHPVLQLLARTRFFGSGHSLSGLDPTALGAVYRGRAQFREPVLATGAAGRRNVKSRGEAARRQTIAERKQAELAAAESAKPGTTVKEGDD
- a CDS encoding DUF349 domain-containing protein, encoding MTAAADFQPETDAPETSGADDETQPVAEDAAPTTGAATEADVDAAAEDTAEADRPAEDGLAAETGESEQTPDEAGSAGSESAGSEPAGVEVEVVEIDVVEVVEDSEVVAVEVIGVADVVEDGDVVAVEAVDVVVETAPSDDEPWGRVDEDGTVSVREADGWRVVGQYPDGSPEEALAYFERKYNDLASEVTLLEVRHRRGGASASDLRSTARTINGKLDGAAAVGDIASLVARVAALTETLAAESATEAVAAREAVDEAVKARTELVEKAEALAARDPRTVQWKQATAELNALFDQWQSQQQNGPRLPKSTAQQLWKRFRDARATVDKHRRAFYAELDEAHKGVRDRKTRLVEKAEALAPKGEDGIPAYRELLDQWKTAGRAGKKVDDALWARFKAAGDALYGARIERETADAEASREKIDLKRALIEEAKAVSDERDITKARSILTGIQRRWDEIGRIFPRDTERSLDDELRRIENALRSREDADWKRNDPEQKARANDMTRQLYDAIQKLEDELEAAKKSGDKKAIANATDALEARRTWLKALGG